Proteins encoded within one genomic window of Carassius carassius chromosome 22, fCarCar2.1, whole genome shotgun sequence:
- the LOC132099223 gene encoding gastrula zinc finger protein XlCGF7.1-like has translation MKMACIKEESEDIRIEEVFSLKQEETEEDIGPMALIEESNDRYENHEFSTEENSVSCSQSEETSSQKNPKRTRIRKRVICTECGKWISNQRNLTVHMRTHTGEKPFTCPQCGSRFSQQGSFDRHMRVHSGEKPYSCQLCGKSFTAQINLDYHMNSHTGEKPFSCDQCGKRFRHKATVRNHKKIHSRQECFICGQCGLSFTDANHLKNHVTTHSGEKPNMCDHCGKCFVNKRTLKVHMIIHTGERPFACLECGQSFKLKTSLQTHMSVHSEERPFTCPMCGKRCKLKGNLRLHMRLHTGERS, from the exons ATGAAGATGGCGtgtattaaagaggagagtgaagacatcAGGATTGAAGAAGTGTTCAGTCTGAAACAAGAAGAGACCGAGGAAGATATCG GCCCGATGGCGCTGATAGAGGAGAGTAATGATCGGTATGAAAATCATGAATTTAGTACTGAAGAAAATTCTGTTAGTTGTTCACAGAGTGAAGAGACTTCCTCACAAAAAAACCCTAAAAGGACTCGGATTAGAAAACGCGTCATCTGCACAGAGTGTGGAAAGTGGATAAGCAACCAAAGAAACCTTACCGTCCACATGAggactcacactggagagaagcctttcacctgccctcagtgtggaagcCGGTTCAGTCAGCAGGGAAGCTTTGACagacacatgagagttcacagcggagagaagccttacagcTGTCAactgtgtggaaagagcttcacaGCACAGATAAACCTTGACTATCACATGAACAGTCACACCGGTGAAAAGCCGTtttcatgtgatcagtgtggaaagcgCTTCAGACACAAAGCAACCGTTAGAAATCACAAGAAGATTCATTCGAGACAGGAGTGTTTTATATGTGGTCAGTGTGGATTGAGTTTCACAGACGCAAACCACCTGAAGAATCACGTAACAACTCACTCTGGAGAGAAGCCTAACATGTGCGATCACTGTGGAAAGTGTTTCGTAAACAAAAGGACTCTTAAGGTCCACATGATCATTCACACAGGAGAGAGGCCTTTCGCCTGCCTTGAGTGTGGACAGAGTTTCAAACTGAAAACCTCCCTTCAGACTCACATGAGCGTTCACAGTGAAGAAAGGCCTTTCACTTGCCCAATGTGTGGAAAGAGATGCAAACTGAAGGGAAACCTTAGGCTTCACATGAGGCTTCACACCGGAGAGAGATCTTAA